CCAATCTGCACCGCCCGAGAACCATCGAGCCCAGCCGCTGAAGCTACACCAGAGGCGATCGCCATTTGACGCATTTGTTTAATCGAGTGGCGGGCGCTAATATGTCCGATTTCGTGGGCGATGACGCTTGCTAATTGCGCCTCGTTATCCGCCGCCGCCATCAAACCCTTATTTACATAAACAAAACCGCCCATCGTCGCAAAAGCATTAATATCGTCGTTGTCAATCACCTGAAAAGTATAAGGAATATTCGGGCGATCGCTTTCCCCGGCCAGCCGCTGACCGATGCGGTTGATATATACTGTAGCAGCGCGATCGCCGTAAATTTTCACTTCCTGGCGTGTCAACTGCTGGTTGATTTGTCGGCCAACTGTCACCTCTTGGCGATCGGACAAATTCGACAGTTGAATAACTTGAATCCCCCGAAAAATCAATTCCGGTAACGAAAATGCTTGAGTAGGTTCTGGCGAAATCACGCAGATACCCGCAGCCACAATCACCGACAGC
The window above is part of the Microcoleus sp. bin38.metabat.b11b12b14.051 genome. Proteins encoded here:
- a CDS encoding M48 family metallopeptidase encodes the protein MLKKIWLTCRRSCGRGIYLLLSVIVAAGICVISPEPTQAFSLPELIFRGIQVIQLSNLSDRQEVTVGRQINQQLTRQEVKIYGDRAATVYINRIGQRLAGESDRPNIPYTFQVIDNDDINAFATMGGFVYVNKGLMAAADNEAQLASVIAHEIGHISARHSIKQMRQMAIASGVASAAGLDGSRAVQIGVELALRRPHSRQAEYEADQLGLQTMGRSGYAQSGMVDFMKKLLSQPSVPSILSTHPATSDRIAAISQAVDPDLASGEGLNDRDYQLEMRRLLRS